One Panicum virgatum strain AP13 chromosome 9K, P.virgatum_v5, whole genome shotgun sequence genomic region harbors:
- the LOC120650304 gene encoding guanine nucleotide-binding protein subunit gamma 1-like: MQVGGAGAGAGGGDAADIRGRHRIQAELKKLEQEARFLEEELEELEKTDKVSSALQEFLTAMESKADPLLPVTTGPVNQSWDRWFEGPQDLRRCKCWFL; the protein is encoded by the exons ATGCaggtcggcggcgctggcgccggcgccggaggaggggaCGCGGCGGACATCCGGGGCCGCCACCGGATCCAAGCCGAGCTCAAGAAGCTTGAGCAGGAAGCGCGCTTCCTCGAG GAGGAACTTGAAGAGCTTGAGAAAACGGATAAGGTATCATCGGCATTGCAAGA GTTTCTAACGGCGATGGAAAGCAAAGCTGACCCTCTACTTCCTGT AACTACAGGACCTGTGAATCAGTCCTGGGATAGGTGGTTTGAAGGACCACAAGATCTGCGCAGATGCAAATGCTGGTTTTTGTGA
- the LOC120650303 gene encoding pentatricopeptide repeat-containing protein At2g42920, chloroplastic-like has protein sequence MAMAPLHGCPSPSPSPTPTTAPPPLLPSSASISAFIASDPALTLLHTRCASMAHLRQLHAALVKSGLAKDPIAASRAVSFCAGPGRDVAYAERIVRHHPRPNSFMWNTVIRALSDGARPAAAVALFVDMLGSPTPPERRTLPSVLAAYARLGRAGAALHGMALKLGLAGDAYVRNTAIAMYASCGRADEALTLFRQCPEFDAVACNSVIVALSRAGRVDEARAVFDGMPDRTVATWSAMVSAYARAARCGEALALFSAMQAGGVEPNANVLVSVLGCCASLGALEQGAWVHAYIDHHGVAMNALVVTALIDMYCKCGSVDKARQVFDTARSQGLAKLSSWNSMMQGLAVHGRWQEAIALFSELKSHGLRPDNVTFIAVLTAYGHSGMPDEAKAAFASMAAEHDVEPGIEHYGCLVDALARAGRLREAEDAILAMPLAPDAAVWGALLSGCRLHGDAELGARAAREAVRCDPRDSGAYVLAASVAARGGDPGRATAGVRGRMRETGVGKVPGCSMIEVNSVVHEFLS, from the coding sequence ATGGCAATGGCGCCACTGCACGGttgcccctccccctccccatcCCCCACCCCGACCACCGCacctccccctctcctcccttcctctGCCTCCATATCCGCCTTCATCGCCTCCGACCCCGCCCTCACGCTCCTCCACACGCGATGCGCCTCCATGGCGCACCTGCGCCAGCTCCACGCCGCGCTCGTCAAGTCCGGCCTCGCCAAGGACCCCATCGCCGCCAGTCGCGCCGTCTCCTTCTGCGCGGGCCCCGGTCGCGACGTCGCCTACGCGGAGCGCATCGTGAGGCACCACCCGAGGCCCAACTCCTTCATGTGGAACACCGTGATCAGGGCGCTGTCCGACGGGGCCCGCCCAGCGGCCGCCGTGGCGCTGTTCGTCGACATGCTCGGCTCGCCCACGCCGCCCGAGCGGCGCACGCTCCCGTCAGTGCTCGCGGCGTACGCGCGCCTggggcgcgccggcgcggcgctccACGGGATGGCGCTCAAGCTTGGGCTCGCCGGGGACGCGTACGTGCGCAACACCGCGATCGCCATGTACGCGTCGTGCGGCCGCGCGGACGAGGCGCTGACGCTGTTCCGCCAGTGCCCCGAGTTCGACGCGGTGGCGTGCAACAGCGTGATCGTGGCGCTGTCGCGGGCCGGGCGCGTCGACGAGGCGCGGGCTGTGTTCGACGGCATGCCCGACCGGACCGTCGCGACGTGGAGCGCCATGGTGAGCGCGTACGCGCGCGCCGCGAGGTGCGGCGAGGCCCTGGCGCTCTTCTCGGCAATGCAGGCGGGCGGCGTGGAGCCGAACGCCAACGTGCTGGTCAGCGTGCTGGGCTGCTGCGCCAGCCTCGGCGCGCTAGAGCAGGGCGCGTGGGTGCACGCGTACATAGACCACCACGGCGTCGCCATGAACGCGCTCGTCGTCACCGCCTTGATCGACATGTACTGCAAGTGTGGCTCCGTGGACAAGGCTCGCCAGGTGTTCGACACCGCGAGGTCACAGGGCCTTGCCAAGCTGTCGTCCTGGAACTCCATGATGCAGGGGCTGGCCGTGCACGGGCGCTGGCAAGAAGCGATCGCCCTGTTCTCCGAGCTGAAATCGCACGGCCTGCGGCCCGACAACGTCACCTTCATCGCGGTCCTGACGGCCTATGGGCACTCCGGCATGCCCGACGAGGCGAAGGCCGCGTTCGCGTCAATGGCGGCCGAGCACGACGTGGAGCCGGGGATCGAGCACTACGGCTGCCTCGTCGACGCGCTCGCTCGCGCCGGGCGGCTCCGTGAGGCGGAGGACGCGATCCTGGCGATGCCGTTGGCGCCCGACGCGGCCGTCTGGGGCGCGCTGCTCTCCGGGTGCCGGCTGCACGGCGACGCCGAgctgggcgcgcgcgcggcgcgcgaggCCGTGCGGTGCGACCCGCGGGACAGCGGCGCGTACGTGCTGGCCGCGagcgtggcggcgcgcggcggggaccccggccgcgccaccgcgggcGTGAGGGGGAGGATGAGGGAGACCGGCGTGGGCAAGGTGCCCGGGTGCAGCATGATCGAGGTGAACAGCGTCGTGCACGAGTTTTTGAGCTAG